The following DNA comes from Magnolia sinica isolate HGM2019 chromosome 18, MsV1, whole genome shotgun sequence.
CCCAAATTTTGAACTATATATACTCAAGCTGcgcctattcaaaatttttattttgttaggACTGAGCTTAGCTCATTGACAGCCCTGATTACACCATTTGTACGGACCAGATTTTACAATAAAGTAGCATGTTTAaggattttctttttcattttttctcgCTAAAACATGCATAaggatttcttttttaaaaaaaaaaaaaaaacaactaaaacATGCTACTTTGCTGTAACATCGTATCGACCCAAATGGTGTGGGATGAGGAGGTAATGTCaacacttgtttttttatttatttttcttcttcctaaCGTCACTTCCTTGTAACATCCGATCTGTGAAATGATGGGACGCATCAGAAATATCACATGAAGCCAGAGTCGAGATTTCAAAAACCAACTTCCGGATCCTCTGCTTGTTGGAATCTAattggccctgagaagttttcaacggtggcatcaattcctactgttttcaatggtgtggtgcACTTTAGCTTTGTATTTGCATAGTTTTTGGGATCTTAAcctataatgatctgaaaaaaattaaTGGGCGATGTAGacctaataaatacatcatcgtggggccacgctaaatttcaagccttaaaaaagtTCCGTAGCTCGCTGGGTGGTGCAGGCAGCGTGTGATACTCAAAGttaagaagatccaatggtgaaacatttttatttattattttttttttttacacgcactcTCACtcttacacacttacaccatcgtgagatttcaccacctatgggtactcgaacccttgaccaggtatttgaactcttgagagtctatcacaggagcaagagtaaggactcaTATACTCCAAGAATCATTACTGATTGGACACCTACCACTAGGGACacctaccactaaaaacttcttaaggctcacctttttttatttgccatccaatctgttgagaaGACCAAAGAAGCCCCtatgaaagaaaaataataacaacaaatatcagcttcatacaaaacttttgtaacccattaatgttcaatcaccactggttcctatggtatggtccacttgataattgaatctgtttcatttttttggataatcccccagaataatctgaaaaaatagatgaactgggtggatgtagaatacacacgtcaaggtgggcaccacagtaagggccccaccgtcttgggtgaggtcgggatcgcacctaatccacttcccTCGTGCGATCAGTGTTAACGTGTGGAACTTTCGTGGACCCATCATGAAAAAATACAAAAcaagaggcaaatccaaggctccagtggaccacactacagaaacagtgggaattggacTCTTAATATTGAAAACTAACTGGGGCACAAGGctctgatcaagatgatatttgtgtttttcttttgagcaggtatgtgtgaccttagggagaggttagatggcaaattaACCTCGGAGGAAGGGACCCTACGAGGGTTGCAACAGTAATCGTTCAATCCAcactgctttctttggtgtggtcaatttgagctttggatgcatctcattttttagctcatgctttagaatgatctctaaaaattgatgaatggtgtggatctaaaacataaatcattgtgggccaGAGAAGTTCTACTAGTTAAAAGTCATGTTGTCACCCGATTTATTTGGGAGCCGGAAATCCGGCGTATCATGTTAACTGGAGTTAGAGgcgatgacgtggaccaatgagaagcgaGTTGAGTCGAGACCATGCGTTCTTAATAAGTGACGCATTTTGAGAAAATAAAGTGGAAGACTAGAACCATTCATCCGGTGGGGCCCTTGACCCAAAAAAAACAGACACAAAAAGGGTCACAGGTCATGCAAGAGGCACATCACATGGAGACGTCTTCCAGGAAGAAAGGTCATGCAATTCATGTGTTATCAAAAACATAAACTTCCATACTCTGCCTGGATGTGATGAATGATACATAACCAATTCCAGTAACTTAGAAACTGCATTATGTCACGACAGTTTTAAGTTAAAAACTGTCCAATTTACGGATCCCTGTTTAGATTGTGTTAATGAACCAGAAAACCAGAAATTACGATTTATTaaatgtttgaaatttgaaaaaatatatatatatatatattatggccTTATTCCAACaagcaagtgtccatgaatcagcgGTTTGGATTATGTTTTGGGTGAAATAAATTACCAACAATCGGTTATAAAATTTCAGTCAATTTAGCTTTGTGTTAATGGATGCAACTCAAATAGCTTCTCTTACTAAAATATCAATTGCATATTTTGCATGAGGCCCGAATTCATGgtatataaaaatgaaaatatcacaTTTTCACATCCAACATATTGGCATATCAGTAGGCATTGCCCAGTTGGACCGGCTTAATTATTTCAAAATCTGGGCCTGAACTAGCTCCATGCCTGCCCGCTGTGGACGACATGCGGCAATTTGGCATATGTATGATAACTCAGGATGTCACATGAGGCCCAAGAGTCAACATTGAAGATGGGCAGTGAGATGCATGACTAGCATGCAACAAAATGAAAATAGGACAATCtctaggaaatgagagagaaatggaaAGCAAGCAAACCATGAAATTGCTGTTTCCATTGAAACCATGCTTCCTCAAATTTCATTTAAGCAAATCTAAACAAATGTACAAATAAATCTGGAATTTCAAAGAGGCCAAATACACCATGAATCATAAAGATTGAAATGGAGAAGAAGGATACGCGGCTAACTCTATCAGGATTACGGCCTCTAACACATCACAAAACACCATCAGACAAACAAAACCAAAGATGAGCAACAAAAGCCTAAGTTGGCAATAATATTATTTGGTACACACTTCACTTTAAGGACTTCATCTTATTACCAACATGAGTTTCTCAATTTTTCCCAATAAATAATTAGTTACAAAAGTACTTTTTGTAAGTGATTGCATCACAGTTGATTACTATTttcccttcctttttcttttctttctttttttaaatctttGTAAAGACGAAGAAATCTATTGAATTTTCAATCCTATTTACAGCCGCAGAGAatcaaactttaaaaaaaatatttgatatgattcataccTATTATTCAGACTTGCCTCTAATACATACTGCTAACATTAACTCATTatgtgatctctaatacataattaccatCAATTAATATAAGATCAACTTGTGTTTAGGCATCTGCCAAACGGATGAATCCACAGACAACTAATATGTACATGATACAAATTATACACACATTGACCATCTGTtcgttttttttgaaaaataaatccaCTTGGAGAATAATTCAAAAGATATGGTTTAGTTCAAGTATTTTCTATGATTTGCATATGAAACACGGAAATGGTACTACATGGCCGAGCGCATAGAACCATAGCATGTGGTCTGAGTTGTGTCTTAGTGTGAGCTGTTGgatgataaattttcaaaatatacagTGGAGATGTCATCCCCGAAAAAAAGGGCAAAACCGGATAAATAGGAGTTATACAATCTTGGGGTGTGCCGCTGTCACCAATTGTATGGGGtcctccatgatatatgtgttatatccataccgtctatccattttgagatatcattttaaggctttactGTAAAactcaggcagatccaaacctcaagtggaccacggcaCATAAAgttgggacaatgatgcccactgttaaaacctttctacggcccatcataatgtttattttacatccaagctgtccacaACGGCACATGAAACTAGATGAAGGGactaaacaaatatcatcttgatccaaaacttttgtggccccaagaagttttcaatggtaggcatttaatccctaCTAATTTTTGTggtaatgtcctaaaatgatttttccaaatggatggacggtgtagatataatacttatatcaaggtggggccacagaacttagcGATGGCAACACAGCCCGTGGCGTGTGGCACACCAGCCTTTCCACTCCCACGCGGAAGgcgacgcggattagatactaacaggttgagtagcaagtgcgctactgaagtgacgtcaccaggttacATGGGTTTCACTATGAcgtaagtgttatatccatgctgtccatccatttttagaaatcatttagggcatgagccaaagaatgaggcaattaAAAATCTGTaggggaccccaccacaaaaaacagtgaggagagttactctcaccgttgaaactatcccaaggcctgccatgatgtttatttgaaatccaacctattttggatccttactcttgctcgggtggtggactctcgggagtttcaaaaCCCAGTCAAGGATTCGAgtgtccataggtggtgaaattccactagcatgagcgtgtgggggtgtgtgtgtgcgtgtgaaaaaaagaaaaaattttaaaattaaaaattaaaaagacaagaaataagagaaaacataaatatcaacttaatctaaaacttttgtggcctctggaagtttttaatagtgggtgtcactgtcccactattttctatgctgggATCAACTAGAACTTTGGATTTAACtagttctttggatattgccctaaaatgatctctccagatggatggaaggtgtggatagaaaatatacatcatggtggggcccatggagcttggtgacatcactttggtagctagtctcgctactcaacttgtcagtagctaacCTGTGCCTCGTGGAAGGGAGTAGATTAGGTGCAGCCTCCGCCTAACCTAGAAAAGTGTGTccctcattgtggggcccaacttgatctaCATATTGTGAACCCACATGtaccatccattttggaagaCAATTTTAGGTCCTGATTCCAAAATTAAAGAAAATCCAATTCTAAGGTGAACAATACCAtcgaaaacagtgatgattgaataatCATCTTGTAGACAGCTGTCCTCTGAATTGTGTGGGAAGAAATTTTTATCTACACAGGTAAGTGAGTCCATTATaacgtttatgagaaatccaccacgttcattcATTTCTTCTGGTCATGATAGGACTACGTTAATTCATTTTTTCCGGTCACGTTAAGACATGGGAAAAATAATGAGGTATATCTATAATTTAACCGGGCCGCACAATAAGAAAATGTGAGCAGttaaatgcctactattgaaacttCCTAAGATCTACCATTATTCTTATATGCTATCTATATTGTTCACAGGGTCATTCTTACTAGGATgaactaaaaatataaaaatagctcaatccaaaacttctgtaacccaccAATGTTCACCAGCAGACATCCattcctcactattttctatcgTGAAGCCTATGTGATTATTGGATATCTGCCCcactttttgtctcatgccctaacatgaaataaaaaaacagatgaacagtggatttctcacaacatgaTGGTGGACCCAAAGAGGTTGCATCGTCCTGTGCATTTTGAATGCAAGTTGTTGCATTTTCCTGCGCATTTTGAATGTTTATCATCCAATGGCTTACACTAAGACACGACTCGACCATATGTTATGGTTCTATGCACTGGACCTTATGGTACCATTTCCCATGAAACACATTACATATAATACACATTTGTGATGAACTTTTCTTTATACATTTATGATGCAATGTACTTTATACCCTCCATTTTAATGCTGTAATTTTGGTATGTTTTAATTAGCATCTTCAACTAATGTATGAATAACTCCACTCTCCAACTCTCGAGCCAGATTTTTGGCCCCAAACCCTTTTTAAAGACCCTATTCCCAatcaatttttattatttattattattatttttttttttttggacacatCCATTTTCAGCGAGTCTTTCACCTTCTACACCAAATGACCTTTTGCCACACCATAGTTTTCACATCATTCCGAATTGCGGCATTGTTAGGTCCAAACAGGTGAACTCCATTGGATCCAATGTTCTGAAACCTGAATCAGACCAAATGGTTGGACCACgacaatcccaaaaaaaaaaacaccattgcTGACCATGGGTGGGTCCAAACACGTTGTGAACTCCTTTGGATCAAATGCTCTGAAACCTGAATCAGACCAGATGGTCTGACAATAACAGGCCTAGCCTACAAAAAAAGACGCCCACAGTTGTGGTGGCGCATTGATCAACTCTTTTCAACTAACGTAACTGGGCTCAAAACCCAAGAACTTGAAAACCACCAGACCAAACGCATATCACTtgcaaattctttttttttatgcATGGCCCAAAACGAGCCAAAACAAGTGCGGGCCAGCTGGAccaaatacatgcattttgaagCTGAAAAACGTATGGGGGAAATATGTTAGGCACTTCACTGCGTAACGAACAAACATATTGAATACCCCAGGCGGCACAcaatcaatatcagagtaatacattcaaaagtgTGACATGCAGCGCCAAACATGGACCCATAAAATCTGCATTCACAATGATTATGGGACATTCAGGCATTGCAACATTGCCACGGAAGAATAATCTTTTTCTTATATACAAGAACGAGTCAAAATTGTACTCAAGATGGACACCAACATGGCTGAACGCTTTAACTCAATGTTTATATTACGGTGCCACAAGCCTTGCATCCTAACTACACACTAGGCTGGACAGGCCCTGCAGCTCGATCGCACATAATCCACTCAAATACTAGCTCCAAGCACGGCAGCTGTTCTCGGTTTAAGTAACAGAGCTCATAGTTGAAGAAACCATTTGAATGAATAGTAGCAGCAACCTGCGGGATTGAAATACATCACCATAAAAAAATGCATCATCATACCAATTGAGTTCTTTAgccttgggtccttactcatgcagtggtagactcacaagagtttcaacacaaagtcatgggtcccactgtggtgtgagtgcgtgaggGGTGTGTgtggaaaaaaagaaggaagaaacctCATTTTTTCTAataaagcagagagagagagagagagcaatggcATCCCAAGTAACATTTCAAGTCCACAAGTATACCGAATGAATACCATTAAAAAAAAGTATAATCAAATGAAGAAAACGGAAGAAAGCCAAACAAGGATGAGAACAGGGTTCAGAGAGTTGCTACTATGCTCAAAGAATAACCAAGTCATTCTCATACAAGAGGTGTCAGAAGAagcaatcatcatcatcacccagggaaaaaaaaaaaaaggataaatggGGGAAGAATTGTCAGAGAAACCTATAATGACAGGGATCATTCTGTCAAGTGGTATTTCATATCATAGTTTTCAGGCtttggacccatcatgatatacCAAATTGGAAGATGAAGAAACAGAAACAAACAAGTTTGAGAAAAGGGTTCAGAAAGTTGCTAATCTGCTCAGCGAACAACCAAGTCATTCTCATACAAGAGGTGTCAGAAATAGCAGTCATCATCATTTACCCAAAGGAGATAAACTCAGGGAGGAAGAAAACAGAAAGACCGCTATCTTCCAGACAGGAAATTAAGATCATTCCTAGGAGCCAAGCACCAGCTCAATTACCACAAGGGCCTGTTCAGTTTTCCAATTACaactgtaaatgggtaatgattatttactcttgtaattgtgtggtgaTATCACTTACTTTTAAGTGCAATGATAATTTGGTACATTGTATGGTTCATCCAAAAATCACTGCAAAACTGGGAGTTTTATAGTGTGAAAATGTAATGATCACAATTTACCTACATCCATTGCAAGTGTATTTGACTCCTGATTTACAAGCCATAATTCCTGTTTAAACAAGCGTCTGGAAATGATAATGATTTTAGCTCCCTCTACTtcgcatttcataggaaattggaaaaccaaacagaacCTAACAGTTCCATTTACATTGTGAAAAAGAATGGGAGAAAAAACAAACAGAAATCATGCCTTTAAAAACATCTCAGCACATAACTGGTACGCACAATGTGCCACTGTTGGTCAAGCGAAAATGAGCCCTTTCTGAATCCGGCCATTTCACCCACATATCCTCAGCCATGACTGATACACTTGTGACAATGACGTATCAACCATTATGCAACCAATATTTGCAACCTTACTTACACCACCAACTTCCAACACTCAATCCTccaaaacaagaaagaaaaaggaagagctGTCTTACCTTTGGTAGAGCCGCAGATTGCATTTTCATAGTTAAAGATATTTCACCGCCTAGGTCAACCTTCTTTCCTGTAGTTAATAAGAaccatttaagaaaaaatatcttcCCACAAGCTTTCAGTAGTAAATCAATTCTTACtaccaaaaaacaaaataaaaatatcttGCCAAAAGGTTAAAATGAAGTGAAAATCATCTCCAAAATATCTTCAATCTTTAATGGTAATAATCTCCAAAAAGGAGCAGGGGAAATCAACAGCCAACACAACTAAATATGCTGTATGTGTACCTTTCTTTATCAGTAAGATTTCATtagaaagaaaatataaacaGCACCTACAAAAGACTGTACATTTGTAAGCacaatttttttcccaaaaaggcTACCATAGGAAATGATATAGGCATGAAAGCCTAAGCAATGATTAGAGCCAGATGACCAATTATCGTTGGCCAGAAACAGCTCTAACTGACACCTATACATAAAAAAGGAATACAGAGAGATTCTTAGCTGAGTCAATAATAACGGAGTTGGCAACTAAAATCTTCTTAAAATTTTTGGAGAATTAAAcctatcacaaaaaaaataaaaattgttactGCTGAAAGAATTTGTCAAATAAATTAAGAAATTAGAATGGAATAATTAGACGCCGACTGTCCATGCACTGAAATGGAGAAAAGTTCAAGAGTATACTTTCTCTTTCTTCGATCACCCACTCCACTAGTTCTCACGTCAGCCCTTGAAAGAGATCCAGGTGGTGCAGCATACTGCATTGGAGAAAGTGCTGGTgcgccagcagcagcagcagcagttgcaACTGGTGCAGGTGCTGAGGGTGGAACTGGTGCTGGGGGTGCAACAGGTTCAGGAGGAAGAGGACGTGGTAAAATGTGCTTTAAACGATTGTTCCGATAGTTCTTCCAGAAAAAGAACTGTTGCCTATGGGCCAACTCCTGAGCAGCATCAAataattgaaaaagatatttgttaacaaacagagaTATAATCAATGCACATAAGTAGACACTTCATAGCAtagaaatattaaaataaatgcaTAGCATGGACACTAAAGAGTTGTGGGGAGAAATCTTTTAATGCTTCAAGGGAACATCTGGCAAAGTCGTTTTTAATCTCTGAGGGTAAAAATTATGAACTGATGGCTGATATAAGAAACAGAGCAGTGACAAATATAGTGAATTCTTTcaatattatttaaaaaaaaaaacctatgaaTCTAATAAAAGGTAGTCTGAACTCTCTTTTTCAAGTGTTTCAGCAACCTTGTTGCCCTCATTCAAGATACAACTAGCGAGAAAC
Coding sequences within:
- the LOC131232613 gene encoding mediator of RNA polymerase II transcription subunit 31 isoform X1 — encoded protein: MASVKDNDDVAQTPSTPKNVYKDPDDGRQRFLLELEFVQCLANPTYIHYLAQNRYFEDEAFIGYLKYLQYWQQPEYIKFIMYPHCLFFLELLQNANFRNAMAHPGNKELAHRQQFFFWKNYRNNRLKHILPRPLPPEPVAPPAPVPPSAPAPVATAAAAAGAPALSPMQYAAPPGSLSRADVRTSGVGDRRKRKYTLELFSISVHGQSASNYSILIS